One segment of Anopheles stephensi strain Indian chromosome 3, UCI_ANSTEP_V1.0, whole genome shotgun sequence DNA contains the following:
- the LOC118510226 gene encoding uncharacterized protein LOC118510226: MEPCPLQKEIQTTNDTIAALRERVRRMERNLNDPTLPEERRRELSLELKEIAKLLETNEEQLKKMHKENSKSFAVAACLFFICFLVYGLYVLVNGV, from the exons ATGGAGCCTTGTCCACTGCAGAAGGAA ATCCAAACTACAAATGACACGATAGCAGCTTTGCGCGAACGCGTTCGAAGAATGGAAAGGAACTTGAACGATCCTACCCTGCCCGAAGAACGAAGACGCGAATTATCACTCGAGCTGAAGGAAATCGCAAAACTGCTGGAAACGAATGAAGAGCAGTTGAAAAAGATGCACAAGGAAAATTCCAAGTCATTCGCAGTAGCTGCCTGTTTGTTCTTCATCTGTTTTCTGGTCTACGGGCTGTACGTGCTTGTGAACGGAGTATGA
- the LOC118510225 gene encoding probable small nuclear ribonucleoprotein Sm D1 — translation MKLVRFLMKLSHETVTIELKNGTQVHGTITGVDVAMNTHLKAVKMTIKNRDPVTLDSLSIRGNNIRYYILPDSLPLETLLIDDAPKTRAKKREANRGGPRGRGRGTRGGRGGPRGGRGGGRGRGRR, via the exons ATGAAGTTAGTCAG aTTCTTGATGAAGCTGAGCCACGAAACGGTAACGATCGAGCTAAAGAATGGCACACAGGTTCACGGCACAATTACCGGTGTGGATGTAGCGATGAACACACATTTGAAGGCGGTAAAGATGACGATAAAGAACCGGGATCCGGTAACACTGGATTCGCTTAGCATCCGCGGTAACAACATTCGATACTACATCCTGCCGGACAGCTTACCGCTGGAAACGCTGCTCATCGATGATGCGCCCAAGACGCGAGCGAAGAAACGTGAAGCAAACCGTGGGGGACCGCGCGGCCGCGGCAGAGGTACCAGGGGAGGACGCGGTGGACCACGGGGCGGTCGGGGTGGTGGACGTGGACGCGGCAGGCGTTAG